Below is a genomic region from Henckelia pumila isolate YLH828 chromosome 3, ASM3356847v2, whole genome shotgun sequence.
CAATGCAGTACATTTTGAGACCCATCaagatttcaaaattaaatttagcTTAAATACGACTTCAAATGTGTACCATTCCCTCCAATAGTTCTCTACTCGTGCGCAAGGCCTTAAGTCCAGGTTCTTTTGGTCTTTCAGCTCCCTAAAACCAGATCAGTAATATAAAAATGAATTTAACTGAAATTGAaagaacataaaacttacaAGAAACTAATCACATTAACCTTTAGGTAACCCCCAGGATCGTGGGTATCAATACCCAAAAGGTGCCCTAGGCCATGAGGCATGAAAATAGCACCCAGACGCTCATGATTCATAGCGTCAATGTCCCTTCAACCATCAGATAGTCATAGCATGAACAAGTGTTTAATTGGTTGTGTTTATTTCGTACATATGGCAATAAGAAGAAAGCACGCAATCAAGAAACGTATATACCCATATAGGACGTTTCCATTTTTCAATGATTCCAGGATAGTTCTTTCAGCCAATCTGCAAATGAGAGAAAAATTATTGATTTGTTACAACTACTTCCTATAGATAGTTATAATGTTATAACTATCGCTCATGAACTTTGCACGTGCCTTTATCTTGGATTGTTTCCTTATCGTCCTTTTTATAAGAAAGGCAGAAATAGGGACCCaaactattttttcttatgCTTAATTCTCCTTGTTTTCCTCTTAAGTCTCCACCCCCAAATTCCATCAAAATGTTCTTCTAGAAAATAAGGGGTGTGAGTGTGAATTTGGAGAAGAGATATGAGGGGGTATATTAGGTAAAGCAACCTAGGAAGGAGAAAGGGAATGGTGACAGTAGAAATTGGAAAGGGGGAAGGTGATGATGCTGACAACTGGGTTGGAGGTTAATGGTTGCTAGGTTTCAGAACGGTTCATGATCTAGTTTGACGACTTGCAACCAATGGGTAAAGCACCAATGGTTAGATCAGCAAGACAATGCTGTTTTTTTGTGAGCAAGCACAAGTAAAGATGATGGTTTAATTTTgtgacaaaaatatttttacaatatTATAGACACAGATGATTGAAGAAGCAATATCGCTCAACTCATTTTCTAATCCGATATTCCTACTAAATTGATACCACAACTTGGCCGTGCAGGAGTGCAAGAAAGGTTTGGTGGTTAGAGAACCAACTTTCTAAAAAGTTACATGTCCCTTACAAAATATTAATGAATCCATACAAATATGTTATCAGTTTCATGCACAAGTTTCTGCTATATTGATGATTAGTATATAATTTCTATGAGAAAATAATGTGCTCGCCAAAAGTATTATGCATCTGGTCAAGATGCTTTGAAAATACAGAAGTAATAGAATTAAGCTCTACAAAAACAGCTTATATTTGAGATAAATCAGCTGGTCACTTTGCGTCAATAGCTACTAAATATCTACAGCATTCAAATGTGAGCTCTTACTTGTGCATGTCAACCCAGTTTACTCCAGGCCGCATATTTGAGATGACAGCATCATGTGCACGAAGGACAGCCTGCAAACCAAAAAAGATACAGAAGTAATATATATTACAGGTTACAAGGCATTGGTCTTATTAacatgctttttttttttgtggagGAATTGGATTACCATATTTTCTCCTAACTCTTGAACGTTGATGCTAATGAGCTTCTACTTTTGCAAATTGATAATCTGATTTAGTTATAAATTTTCGTGCTAGAGGGTTAGAAACCTCAAAAATTAAGTGTTCATAGAGAATATTCCTTTTTTGGATTCAACAACGGCAGCTATGCTACTTCAGTGTAATATGATAGTGGATATGAATTTTGAAAGTCACTTCATATAATTAGAGCAAATGTGATGTGAACTTTCAGAATGTTGCTGGCTTCCTGCAATGATATCCAAGCGTGTGCTTACTACTCAAGAGTGGAAAGATGGAAATCCCTACATATTGCTGCGGTTGACGAGCCTCTCATGAATTAAATACAACAAGTAAGTGATTccaacataaataacaaaacactcACGTCATATACTAGAGATTGATCCTCTGTAAATTTTCCATTGACCTGCATGCACAATCACATTTCTTGTTATTACAAGACAGGACCAAACTCAAAACAATGACCTCCACAAACTAAAGACACTTTCATTCGGAACCTAACGGACAACAAGAAACTATTAATGTTTGTAAACATAACAAGTAAACAAAGAAATACCGTTATTGATATTTCAAGGTCAGAGCACAATGTAAGTAGGCAGATCAAGTCCTCTACTGATTGTTCAAAGTGTACAGACAAAGAAAAGCAGTATCTATGACCTTTTTGTGTTATTTGCAAGTCGATATAAAGGTATAGTAACATCCAATTAATATAAATGTTCACAATCTGAAATTaatcacaaaaataaaattataaataattgacTGTACGATCAGGCAAAGATAAAGATGTATCAAATTTGTTAGGTATTGCTTGAACCAGACAGAATAAAAGAATGCCCTGGCAAATTGTTCGTGCTTGAACCAGACAGAATAAAAGAATGCCCTGGCAAATTGTTCGTGAACGGAAGATATTGTAAGCAATATACTAAATACTGACTTTTTGGACAACAGGATGGTGTTGATTAACAAAAATGAGATGAATATATTGAATGTCAAAATAAGCTTCTTGATGTCCTACATAAGCAGCTAATTAGAGTGTCTTGAGTAAAAAAAGCACAGGACAGATGATTTCTTATTAAGTTTTCCTTTTACATAGAAATTGACGTACCAACTCAGATAGTTAGTTTTCAGAAGACGCATTTAGGCAATTGTAATTTATGCTGCTCTCCAACCATAGTGGTATCATAAACAGTCCAGGAGAGGTGGTCTTAAGTTTAAGCGTCACAGCCACATAATCACGAGATGAATTTTTCACAAACGATCATAATTTTAAGCTCTTTTAAAGGAGGCAATCAATCGGTAACCTTGTTACAAAGGATGAAGCAAGAGCCGTGTTTGGTCACATCAAGGAATAGCGtttcgaactttttttttttttttaaaactatttgGCCTATTGTCTCCATGTATAAGTCATTTAATGATTCTTTTAAATGTGAAGTCACACCACAGAAAACATGGGATAGATCTTGAACTAGAAAATAAATCGCAAGAGGATGACAGTACTTGAGACATACATGCATCTATACATAAAGATTGCTCACCGGAAAGGAACAAGTAATATCAGAACCATAAAAATGATATTCAGCTCCCATGTCGAGCAGTGCCATATCACCATCTTCCAAAGTCTGCAAGAAATTCATGGAGTTAAAATACTTCAACTTTCCAAGTTAATCCAGTTTTTCTCTCCAAAGACAAGAAATCACTTCTGGGAAAACAAATGACGGTTGTATTCAAAATTAAGAGGGACAATAAGGCAACGTTTCATAAggttttaaaaaattactttctcccaaataaaaaaaaaaaaaaatttacaaaatcttcttaatttaatttatttccaCATATGAAACTAAAATCTTATTATGGTTGAACTTCGAAGTGACGAAGCATCGTAAATTCCATGATACACAATACTATACTTCTCATCGACAAAATCTCTTATTCGGGAAAATAAGGAAGACCGTGGACAGAACAACTGGGAACTATTGCCAaaaggtttttatttttctttattactTCTCCATTATATTCGGTCATCTGATAGTGTTTTCCATTGAATTCCCATCTTcaacttaaattaaatattttccacATAAGTGATCTATCTCTATAAATATCTAAAATCAATGAGCAGAAACAAAACATCCGTAACACACAGAACAACATGGGTCATGATGTGAAAAATCTTTCATTTGCCCCACCCAATTGATCAAACACGGAAAGATAGATTAAATAGCAAGTGATGTTGATTATTCTCAAAGATGCACTCACATTCTATCAGTTTGTCTATCCACCAGCCAATATCCTTTTTGGCATGGAGAGTCACAGGAGAAATGAAATGAAACCTATGAGCACCTTACTTGCAACTGTGCCTTCTCAATGTCTTGATTTTGTATCTTTTTCTTCCTAACTACTTCAACCCCAACCAACAGTTCATGGAAAATTCAAATAACTTGAATTGAATTAGTAGTAACAAGAAGCGTCGTAGTACTGGGACACAAAAACACTGTTTGCTAAAACATAAAACTTGAACTACAAGGACATACTATTTAGCATACCCTGTCATTTGGAGCTGCTGCATGACCATAGTGGAGAACAGCACTGTAATTCAAGCAATACAACTATCAACTTATGTCATGCACAGGAGCTCAAGTTTTTAGTCATgtagttaaaaaaaatatctgaGGCTCACGACACAAAAAGAGTCATGTTAGATACTTTGCCATCTCCCCCATCATGCAAGAGTCCCCAACAAAACTTCAATCTTTCCTTTCTGTAATAATCCTCCTCCCCCGCAAAGTCCTTTTGATTCAAAAAAGAGAACAAGAAGGAGCAAAGATttttttgtttcctttttcgCCATTATTATACAGTGTTAATGCACCTTTATTAAAAAATCTTCATTTATGTTGATTTTCATCCCTTTCTAAAAATGAAGCTGATAACTTTTTAACTGCTACAAAACCCATCATTTCCTTTCTCATGTGCCAAAACTTAAGCAATAAAGAAGAAACATGATattcataaatattaaaatatgataAAACTCACCTATTGTCTCCAGTTGCACATATACATGTGTACGAACAATGTCTACAGCCACCATACATGTAAGTGTGATGAAGAAACAAGCTTTCTAGCTGATACTCTTTCATGCCCACGTTTGTTTTCCTCATAACCtactcaaaatttatttttaaatcaagaGTAATAAAAACTTAATCTATTGCACGAGTATTTAAAAGTGAAAGAAAAATAAGTacttttgtcaagaaaaaataCATCCATCACAAGAAAAGAGAGAGTTATTTTTGCAAGCTCATTGAATACTGACAATCCCATTTTGCAATTGCAGTAATCCTTATTGTATATTAGGCAGTTGATTAAGGATAACTAGATAAATACCAAATAAATCATTAATACTAGGTAGTAGAGAACCTAAAATATTCTATGATAAtcaagagtccaaggctcaagCTTTTTCTGCTTCCTACAATTGTAAAAAATGCAGCATTCTATCTCTCAAAATTTTGGTGCACCCGACAACAACTTGATGGCCAATCCTTCTTAACTACACATCATCATTGATGCTTCCTTCATTAACTCCTAGGTAACCACATTTTGACTAACCTTTTCCTTTACCTTAGTTATAAAATCAATATACAAAAAGCTAGAGGACGGAAAAATTTCAACATTTCTACAAAAAGGATTATCGAACGTGAGGTCGGACTTTAGAGAACATATGGAAATATACTCATAATATCTGCTCCACCAGAATTTTAAAAATGCACGTCTGGGACTAAAAGTGGAGAAAacagggaaaaaaaaaagtaaaaatttacagAAGAAAGAGAAACAATCTTAACCTCAACGTGAGCTTCGGAGCTGATATCATTGGCGAACTGGATTAG
It encodes:
- the LOC140887861 gene encoding uncharacterized protein isoform X3, with product MDSWTSPSTLSPPAVPMELHSENREKLFHSFGDHLSQLGRPRSGFVCLQGGEEQTRHCTDHIELFRQESYFAYLFGVVEPGFYGAIDMSSGESILFAPRLPADYAVWLGEIKPLSYFKDKYMVHFVYYTDEITKVLHEQYQGPGKPLLYLLHGLNSDSNNFSKPAHFEGIENFKTDLNNLHPILTECRVLKTQQEIALIQFANDISSEAHVEVMRKTNVGMKEYQLESLFLHHTYMYGGCRHCSYTCICATGDNSAVLHYGHAAAPNDRTLEDGDMALLDMGAEYHFYGSDITCSFPVNGKFTEDQSLVYDAVLRAHDAVISNMRPGVNWVDMHKLAERTILESLKNGNVLYGDIDAMNHERLGAIFMPHGLGHLLGIDTHDPGGYLKGAERPKEPGLKALRTSRELLEGMCLNCR